In a single window of the Populus alba chromosome 16, ASM523922v2, whole genome shotgun sequence genome:
- the LOC118036299 gene encoding uncharacterized protein, whose amino-acid sequence MKALNNLGTVLTVVFSACLAALVVEILYVLWRRRRFLRRSVTSSGADGEFRSNSDSLYTKPSKELLYFFCWKNQTPRIEPDSTTPQAASAVAPPVPADDADALVEEMLKLQGMYGPSRVLFTIKEEEMEVTENDDSSIENELVKSKKRKKSSDFCFEGAVANDVVVEVEVDDVTTPFWTPCASPQYYYTPSPSPPRDGNLSRKNSGTENEVSVVVLGDSGENTTMSFVSIEFIVK is encoded by the coding sequence ATGAAAGCTCTAAACAATCTAGGAACAGTGCTCACAGTTGTCTTCTCGGCCTGTCTTGCCGCTCTGGTCGTCGAGATCCTTTACGTTCTCTGGCGCCGAAGAAGATTCCTCCGACGGAGTGTCACAAGTTCTGGTGCTGACGGGGAATTCAGAAGTAATAGCGATTCACTCTACACGAAGCCGTCTAAAGAGCTTCTCTACTTCTTCTGCTGGAAAAACCAAACGCCTCGCATCGAACCTGACTCTACAACACCACAGGCAGCCTCCGCGGTGGCTCCGCCAGTTCCAGCAGATGATGCAGATGCGTTGGTGGAGGAGATGTTGAAGTTGCAAGGGATGTACGGACCATCGAGAGTTTTGTTTACTATTAAGGAAGAGGAGATGGAGGTAACTGAGAACGACGATTCGTCGATAGAGAACGAGCTTGTTAAAAGCAAGAAGAGGAAAAAGAGtagtgatttttgttttgaaggaGCAGTTGCTAATGATGTGGTTGTTGAGGTTGAGGTTGATGATGTAACGACGCCGTTTTGGACACCGTGTGCATCTCCTCAGTATTATTATACTCCTTCACCTTCTCCTCCTCGTGATGGAAATCTATCTCGCAAGAATTCAGGGACTGAAAATGAAGTCAGTGTCGTCGTCTTAGGTGATTCTGGTGAGAATACGACGATGTCGTTTGTTAGCATAGAGTTCATAGTAAAGTAG